CAACGACAGCGACGCGTGGGACCAGAGGGCGGAGCCGAGGTCAGGCACGGGCGAATCCTTCCGGTCGAAGCCGCAGCGCCACGGCAGCAAGCACGGCGATGGTGAGCCCGCCGAGGATCGGGCTGATGAACGTCGAGGCCAGCACCTGCAGCCCGCCGAGCACGAGGCAGGATAGGCCGAGTGTCGGCAGCGATCCGCCTGAAATCATGACCAGCATGAACGCGCCGATCAACCAGGACAGCCCCATATTGGGATCGACGCTCGCCAGCGGCGTGATCAGCGCACCTGCGATGGCCGCCAGGCCGCAACCGATGCCGAAGGTGATGAGACGAACACGCGTGCTGTCGATACCGAGACCCTGCGCCAGGTTCTCGTTCATGATGACGGCGCGGGTGGAGAGACCAAGCCGCGTACCGTTGAGCAGCATCGTGAACAGTCCGGCGATGACGAACGCCGCCACCACCAGCAGCAGGCGATAGCTCGAATAGTCCTCGCTGAAGATCGCCAGCGTGCCCGAGACAGGAGCCGGCACAAACTGCACTTCCCGCCCGAAGCCGAGGGTCACCAGTTGGCCGATGACGATGCTCAGACCCCAAGTCGCCAGGATCGCGTCCAGCGGACGACCGTAGAGCTGCCGCACCACGATGCGTTCGGCCGCAGCCCCGGTCAATCCGCCGACCAGGAAGGCAACAGCAGGAGCCAGCACCGGCGGCAAACCGAAGCGGGAGGCAACCAGTGCGGTGTAGGCGCCGATGGTGATGAACGATGCGTGGGCAAAGTTGATGATCTTCATCACGCCGAACACAATCAGCAGGCCGGCGGACACGATGAAGAGGATCGCAGCCGTGGTGACGATATCGAGCACGAGTGTGATCATGAGGGCGAACCAAGTTGGGCCGCGGCGGAAGAAGGCACTATCCTCCTCCCGCCGCCGATGGTCGACATCAATTCTTCAGGTTCGGGCACTGTTCGCCTGGATCGACGTTGGCAAAACTCTTGATGACCCTTACCCCGCCGTCGGCCTGCACCTGGCCGAGATACATCGTTAACGGCGCGTGATGCTGCTTTGACATCGCAATCTTGCCGCGCGGACCTTCCACCGAGATCTCGGCGAGCGCTTTCAGAACCTTGGTAGCGTCGGTACCGCCGGCCTTCTCGACCGCCGCCTTGTAGGCATAGACCGCTTCATATTCCGGCACCGAAAGGTCGTTCGGGGTCTTCAGCTCGGTGCCGAACTTCTTCTGCATGGCGGCAAGGAAGGCCTTGTTCGCGGGACTGTCGATGCCGGTGACATAGGAAGCCGACAGATAGATGCCTTCCGCGTCGGCTCCCATGCCCTTGGCGGTGCCCTCGTCGACCGCGAGATTGCCGTAGGGAAGCGTGACGCCGGCGGCGCGAAGCTGCTTGGTCAAGGTGACGTTCGGCGCCCCACCGGCGGTCGACGTGATCAGCGCGTCGGGCGCCGCGCCCTTCAGCTTCGAGATGATCGGCGTCCAGTCGCTGCCATCCATCGGCAGATATTCCTCGCCGACCACCTTGCCTCCGATTTTCTCGACATAGGCCTTGGTGAAGGCCAGCATGCCCCGACCAAAGGCATAATCGGAACCGATCAGGAAGAACTTCGAGGCCTTCTTCTCCCTGGCGAAATAGTCGACGATCGGCGGCACCTGCTGTTCGGGCACCCAGGCGTTAACATACAGGAACGGACTGCACGACTTGCCTTCGTAGAACGAGGTGTAGATGTAGGGCAGCTTGCCGCGCGTTACGATCGGCAGGCCCGCATTGCGCGCCGCGCTCGTCTCCATCGAGATCAGCACGTCGACCTTTTTCTGGAACACCAGACTGTCGAAAGCCTTCTGCGCACCGGCGGCGCCGGACGCATCATCGGCGACCTCCAGCGCCAATTGACGGCCAAGAACGCCACCCTTGGCATTGATCTCGTCGACGGCGAGTTGTGCCGACTGCACCACCGAGGGGGCAACTACGCTGTTTGCGCCGGACAAACCGACCGGCACGCCAATCTTGATGGGATCCGCCGCCGGCGCCGCGGAGGCTAGGAGCGCTGTGCATGCCGCGGCGGCCAGCAGCGTCGAAAGCGAACGGGTAAGCGTCATGATCGATACTCCTGTGAGTTCAATGAAACTGATCTGGATGGGCGGGCAAGGGTCAGTACCAGCCGCGCTTCGTGCCGGAGCCCAGCATCTCGTCATAGACGTCGACGCGGCGGTCGCGCAGAACCTGGTTGAAGGCATTCCAATTGCGTTTGCGCCGGGCCTCGCCGAGATCGACCTCGGCGATGAGGATGTCTTCTGTGTCCCGGCTGGCCGGCCCGACGACAGGCCACCCGGTATAACTGACGATCAGGCTCTGGCCCTCGAAGGGCTGTCCGCGCTCGACACCGACGCGATCGGCGCAGGCGATGAAGATCGAATTGCTGTGGGCGGCGGCCATCGCCAGCACGTTGGCCATCGCTTCGCGGCCCTCGGCCTGTCCAGGAATCGGGACCCAGTTGGTCGGCACGCAGACGATATCGGCGCCCTGCAGCGCGCAGAGTCGAAAACTCTCCGGAAACCAGCCATCGTAGCAGATCGCAACGCCAATGCGGCCGATCGGCGTGTGGAACACCGGAAAGCCGAGATTCCCGGGTTCAAAGAAGAGGTTCTCTTCGTTCCAGAGATGCACTTTCCTGAACGTGCCGACATGGCCTTCGGGGCCGATCACGACAGCACTGTTGTAGAGATCCGGCCCTGAACGTTCGGCGATGCCGGCGACGATATGCATGCGGTGCCGCGCGGCCCGCTCCGCCCAGGCCGCGACCGATGGTCCTGCCGGAATCGGCTCGGCCAGACCGAAGGCTTCCTCGCGCGAGGCGAACATGTAGCCGGTGTTGGCCAATTCCGGCAGCACGACAAGATTGGCGCCGCGCGACGCGGCCCGATCGATCAGCACCAGGCTGTGCGCCACATTCGCAGCGACGTTTCCGAATGCCGGTTGCATCTGGATGCAGGCAACGACGATCGATCCGGTCGCGGTATTGCTAGAGACGTGCGAAGTCATCGCGCGAAACTCCTGGAGTGCGCAAAACAAAAACCCCCGATAGCGCCGTCAGGCACCTATCGAGGGCTACATAGCCACATTTGAAAACGGCCAACCGGCCGCCGCGACAATCTCGACCGCGAGGGGCGAGCATTGCCGACTTCCAAAGTAGAGCAGTAACGCGATGAAAATGTCAATCGCGTGACCGGACGGAATTATCGGCACCGGTGATGATGGATTGTGCAAGCGCCAGAGACGCCCGCTGTCTCAACGTTCGTCGATCAGGCCCAGTCCGGCCATGACATCCTGAGCGCTGATGATCGTGGCGGCGATCTCGGCCATGGACAACCGCTTCTGCGTGGCTTGCGAGCGGATCAATTCATAGGCCTCGGCCTCGCCGATCTTCTTCAGGGCCACCAGTATCTTCACCGCCTTGTCGACATCGCGGCGCGCCTTCAGCGTCTCTTCGAGCTTTTGAACCTTGCTCTCCAGACGGCGGGTGTAGCCGCGCATTGAACGGGCGAGGACCATCGACGAGAGGATGCCGAACGGGCGGATCGGCTTGTTGATGACGCCGTGAGCATTACTGTCGAGCAGCCGCCGAAGCACGGTCGGATTCTCATAGTCAACGATCGCGACGAAGGTCGGTCCGCCCTCGGACGCGGAGGCGACGAAGGCCGGCGTCTCGGCGGTCTCCACCAAATGAAATACCGTGTCGACATCACCGGGTATTTCCACCGGCGGCGGCCAGATGCCGCGCACGTTGCAGCCGATGCGCTTCAACTGATCGAGCAGCGCGTCGCCTTCCGCGTCGCGCGGGTGCACGACAAGGACGCGCGCGCCGCGCAGTTCTTCGATCAGGCGGCGGATGCCCGGCTTCATGCGACCGATGCCTCCTCCCCAATCCAGCGCCCGCCCAGC
This portion of the Bradyrhizobium sp. AZCC 2262 genome encodes:
- a CDS encoding branched-chain amino acid ABC transporter permease is translated as MITLVLDIVTTAAILFIVSAGLLIVFGVMKIINFAHASFITIGAYTALVASRFGLPPVLAPAVAFLVGGLTGAAAERIVVRQLYGRPLDAILATWGLSIVIGQLVTLGFGREVQFVPAPVSGTLAIFSEDYSSYRLLLVVAAFVIAGLFTMLLNGTRLGLSTRAVIMNENLAQGLGIDSTRVRLITFGIGCGLAAIAGALITPLASVDPNMGLSWLIGAFMLVMISGGSLPTLGLSCLVLGGLQVLASTFISPILGGLTIAVLAAVALRLRPEGFARA
- a CDS encoding substrate-binding protein; translated protein: MTLTRSLSTLLAAAACTALLASAAPAADPIKIGVPVGLSGANSVVAPSVVQSAQLAVDEINAKGGVLGRQLALEVADDASGAAGAQKAFDSLVFQKKVDVLISMETSAARNAGLPIVTRGKLPYIYTSFYEGKSCSPFLYVNAWVPEQQVPPIVDYFAREKKASKFFLIGSDYAFGRGMLAFTKAYVEKIGGKVVGEEYLPMDGSDWTPIISKLKGAAPDALITSTAGGAPNVTLTKQLRAAGVTLPYGNLAVDEGTAKGMGADAEGIYLSASYVTGIDSPANKAFLAAMQKKFGTELKTPNDLSVPEYEAVYAYKAAVEKAGGTDATKVLKALAEISVEGPRGKIAMSKQHHAPLTMYLGQVQADGGVRVIKSFANVDPGEQCPNLKN
- a CDS encoding nitrilase family protein — translated: MTSHVSSNTATGSIVVACIQMQPAFGNVAANVAHSLVLIDRAASRGANLVVLPELANTGYMFASREEAFGLAEPIPAGPSVAAWAERAARHRMHIVAGIAERSGPDLYNSAVVIGPEGHVGTFRKVHLWNEENLFFEPGNLGFPVFHTPIGRIGVAICYDGWFPESFRLCALQGADIVCVPTNWVPIPGQAEGREAMANVLAMAAAHSNSIFIACADRVGVERGQPFEGQSLIVSYTGWPVVGPASRDTEDILIAEVDLGEARRKRNWNAFNQVLRDRRVDVYDEMLGSGTKRGWY
- a CDS encoding ANTAR domain-containing response regulator; protein product: MKPGIRRLIEELRGARVLVVHPRDAEGDALLDQLKRIGCNVRGIWPPPVEIPGDVDTVFHLVETAETPAFVASASEGGPTFVAIVDYENPTVLRRLLDSNAHGVINKPIRPFGILSSMVLARSMRGYTRRLESKVQKLEETLKARRDVDKAVKILVALKKIGEAEAYELIRSQATQKRLSMAEIAATIISAQDVMAGLGLIDER